A window from Longimicrobium sp. encodes these proteins:
- the gspG gene encoding type II secretion system major pseudopilin GspG — translation MHHTRKTAGFTLVEILVVIIVIAVLATLVAPNVFRHVGRAKDSTARAQIEMLGSALEAYRLDNDAYPTTEQGLAALVKRPETAPVPRDWRGPYLKRDVPKDPWGAAYVYRSPAREDAGGYELLTLGRDGREGGEGENADVSAR, via the coding sequence ATGCATCACACCCGAAAGACGGCGGGGTTCACGCTGGTGGAGATCCTGGTGGTGATCATCGTGATCGCGGTGCTCGCCACGCTGGTGGCGCCCAACGTGTTTCGCCACGTGGGACGGGCCAAGGACAGCACCGCGCGCGCGCAGATCGAGATGCTGGGGTCCGCGCTGGAGGCGTACCGGCTGGACAACGACGCCTATCCCACCACCGAGCAAGGGCTCGCCGCGCTGGTGAAGCGCCCAGAGACCGCTCCCGTGCCGCGCGACTGGCGCGGGCCGTACCTCAAGCGCGACGTGCCCAAGGATCCCTGGGGGGCCGCGTACGTTTACCGCAGCCCCGCCCGCGAGGACGCCGGCGGCTACGAGCTCCTCACGCTGGGGCGCGACGGGCGCGAGGGCGGCGAGGGCGAGAACGCAGACGTCTCCGC